A region of the Sinorhizobium arboris LMG 14919 genome:
GTGGCGCGGATCGTCAGGGCCTATGACAGCCAGACGGCGGTTCATGACGAGAGCGAGCAGAGCGATCGTTAATCTTGTTTATTGCGTGATCCGTCCGGAAAGGAATTTCGCTTTTCGGACCGCGGACGGTCGATCATGACGGCATTGGACATTCAGATCAGCGTCGAGGCGGGAGACTGGCCGCCTGAAGGCGAGCTTCTTTCTTTTTGCGAGCGCGTTCTCGAGGCTGCGGCCGATTTTCTCGTGCGTGAGGAGAGTCAGCCGCTGTCGGCGGAAGCGGCGGAATTGTCGCTGGTCTTCACCGACGACCAATCGATGAGGGCGATCAACGCGGAGTGGCGAGGCCAGGACAAGGCGACGAATGTTCTGTCGTTTCCCGCATTTCCGATGGAGCCGGGCAAGATGCCGGGACCGATGCTCGGCGATATCGTCGTCGCCCATGAGACCCTGAGGCGGGAGGCGGCGGAGCTCGAAAAGCCTTTCGACGCGCATTTGACGCATCTTCTCGTCCATGGATTCCTGCACCTTTTCGGGTATGATCATATCGAAGACGACGATGCGGAGAGAATGGAGCGGTTGGAGACTCGCATTTTGGCGCGTCTTGGCCTATCTGATCCCTACGGGGACCAACCCCCGGGTTGACAGTTTGGAACAATGAGCGACTTCAAGACACAGCCTGCCGCCGTCGCGACCGAGGAGGCGGAAGCCTCCGGCGACACCGAGGCCGGTAGTAGTACCGCCGCCCGGTTCGAGGGCAGCAAATCCACATCATCCTTTTGGAGCCGTGCCGCGCGTCTGTTACGCGGTGCGAGCCCGTCGAGCCTGCGCGAGGATCTTGCCGACGCGCTTATGACGGACGCCGACGGCAATGCAGCATTCTCGCCCGAAGAGCGGGCGATGCTCAACAACATCCTCCGCTTCCGCGAGGTTCGCGTCGAAGACGTGATGGTTCCGCGAGCCGATATCGAGGCGGTGGACCAGAACATCACCATCGGCGAGCTCATGGTGCTCTTCGAGGAGTCGGGGCGCTCGCGTATGCCGGTTTACAGCGAAGGACTCGACGACCCCCGCGGGATGGTGCACATCCGCGATCTTCTTGCCTATGTGACCAAACAGGCGCGAAACCGGCGCCGCAACGGCAAAACCCAGGGGACGGCGACGACCAGCAATGGCGAGAAGCCCGAAAGGGCCCGCCAGCAGAAGGCCGGCTTCGATCTCTCCCGCGTCGATCTCGACAGGACGGTGGAGGAGGCGGGAATCATCCGTCAGCTTCTGTTCGTGCCGCCATCGATGCTCGCATCGGATCTCATGCAGCGCATGCAGGCCGCGCGCATCCAGATGGCTCTCGTCATCGACGAATATGGCGGAACGGACGGTCTCGTGTCACTCGAGGACATCGTCGAAATGGTGGTCGGCGACATTGAGGACGAGCATGACGACGAGGAAGTAATGTTCGCGCGCAGCTCGGACGACGTGTTCGTCGCCGACGCTCGTGTAGAGCTCGAGGAGATCGCCGAGGCGGTCGGCCCCGATTTCGATGTTCGCGAGCAGCTCGAGGATGTCGACACGTTGGGCGGACTCGTATTCGCATCGCTCGGCCGGATCCCTGTCCGCGGCGAAGTGGTGCAGGCGATTCCCGGTTTCGAGTTCCAGATTCTCGATGCCGATCCACGTCGCGTCAAGCGCGTCAGGATCATGCGCAAGCGCCCGCCGTCACGCCGTCGCCTGCCGAAGGTCGAGAAGGAGCCGTTGCCCGATGCGTTTGCCGCGACCGGCGGCGCAGGGACGGGTGTCCAGCCCCCGTCCTCATTCGAATAGCGGCCGCGCGGTTTCTCTTCGATCCTCTTCCTATGCCTGTCACGAGAAATCCGGTCACCCGAAGTGGCGGGCCGAAAAACCTCTCCGGCGCCGCCGCAGACGCGGCGCCGCCCGATCCCCATGACATGCACGGGACGAAGAAGAACGATTCTGCCGCACCCGTTGTCCGGAGCGAGGGACAAGGAGCCACTTTTTTGGAAGACTGCCGCCGATTGATTCGGTACAGCGCTGAGCGTCTGTTTCAGGCGCAAGGGTCGCTGTAACACTTATCGCCGCATGTCTTTGTCCTGAATTCGGCTGCGATTAAGGAGACATGCAGTACGTCCCGCGTAAGGTCTTGCCCGCGGCCGGCGCCGACTGGAGGTTCGATGGAAAGACTGGCAGGCAGAATCATACTCCTTTCAGGAGTGTCCCGGACATTCGTCGGCTGTCTCGCCGGCCTTCTGGCGGTGCTTGCCCAACCGCCTTTCGGCATTTTCGCGGCGGCCTTCGTCTCCTTTCCCGTTCTCGTCTGGCTGATCGACGGAGTGGCGCCCGATCCGGGCGACGGGTTGTTCCGGCGGCTGCTGCAGCCCGCCGCGATCGGCTGGTTCTTCGGTTTCGGCTATTTCCTGGGCGGTCTCTGGTGGCTGGGCAATGCGCTTCTGGTCGAGGCGGACGCGTTTGCCTGGGCGCTGCCGCTTACCGTCGTGGGCCTTCCGGCGGTTCTTGGACTATTCTACGCCCTGGCAGTCGTCATCGCCCGCAGCCTCTGGTCCGACGGTTGGGGCCGTATCGCCGCCCTTGCGCTCGGCTTCGGGATCGTTGAATGGCTCCGCAGCTTTCTCTTTACAGGTTTTCCCTGGAATGCCATCGGCTACGCGGCCATGCCGATGCCGTTGATGATGCAGTCGGCGAGCGTCGTCAATCTTTCGACGATCAATATGCTGGCCGTTTTCGTCTTCGCCGCGCCGGCTCTGATCTGGACGGGCAAGGGTGCGCGCACCGGTCTCGCCATCGCCGCAGCGCTTTTCGCAGCGCATGTCGTTTTCGGGTTCTATCGGCTCGCGCAACCCGCCCCCGCGGCGCCTGCACCGGAGATGGCCGTACGCATCGTCCAGCCGGTGATCGACCAGGCTAAGAAGCTCGACGACCGCGAACGCGCCTCGATCTTCGAGGACCACCTTTCGCTGACGGCCGCGCCGGTTCCGCATGACGGCAAGCGGCCGGACATC
Encoded here:
- the ybeY gene encoding rRNA maturation RNase YbeY, whose protein sequence is MTALDIQISVEAGDWPPEGELLSFCERVLEAAADFLVREESQPLSAEAAELSLVFTDDQSMRAINAEWRGQDKATNVLSFPAFPMEPGKMPGPMLGDIVVAHETLRREAAELEKPFDAHLTHLLVHGFLHLFGYDHIEDDDAERMERLETRILARLGLSDPYGDQPPG
- a CDS encoding hemolysin family protein produces the protein MSDFKTQPAAVATEEAEASGDTEAGSSTAARFEGSKSTSSFWSRAARLLRGASPSSLREDLADALMTDADGNAAFSPEERAMLNNILRFREVRVEDVMVPRADIEAVDQNITIGELMVLFEESGRSRMPVYSEGLDDPRGMVHIRDLLAYVTKQARNRRRNGKTQGTATTSNGEKPERARQQKAGFDLSRVDLDRTVEEAGIIRQLLFVPPSMLASDLMQRMQAARIQMALVIDEYGGTDGLVSLEDIVEMVVGDIEDEHDDEEVMFARSSDDVFVADARVELEEIAEAVGPDFDVREQLEDVDTLGGLVFASLGRIPVRGEVVQAIPGFEFQILDADPRRVKRVRIMRKRPPSRRRLPKVEKEPLPDAFAATGGAGTGVQPPSSFE
- the lnt gene encoding apolipoprotein N-acyltransferase gives rise to the protein MERLAGRIILLSGVSRTFVGCLAGLLAVLAQPPFGIFAAAFVSFPVLVWLIDGVAPDPGDGLFRRLLQPAAIGWFFGFGYFLGGLWWLGNALLVEADAFAWALPLTVVGLPAVLGLFYALAVVIARSLWSDGWGRIAALALGFGIVEWLRSFLFTGFPWNAIGYAAMPMPLMMQSASVVNLSTINMLAVFVFAAPALIWTGKGARTGLAIAAALFAAHVVFGFYRLAQPAPAAPAPEMAVRIVQPVIDQAKKLDDRERASIFEDHLSLTAAPVPHDGKRPDIVVWPETSIPFILTDNPDALARIADVLQDGQVLVAGAVRVEDAGAGLPPRYYNSIYVIDDRGQIVGAADKVHLVPFGEYLPFEDLLTSWGLSSVAASMPGGFSAAKTRPVLTLPGGRKIYPMICYEAIFADEVDGNARLADALLNITNDAWFGDTPGPRQHFHQAQLRAVETGTPMIRAANTGISAVVDARGVLVVVLGYNYRGVIDTILPGKLPTLTNIVTRSQIFWLTAGILLLVATISRIGFNIRKN